One Marmota flaviventris isolate mMarFla1 chromosome 17, mMarFla1.hap1, whole genome shotgun sequence genomic window, CCAAAAGCGTCTGTCCACGTGCATGCAGCGGTCATCACTTTGGGCTCCAGGACGGACCACCAAgccagcagaggaaagcagcgCACTCCAAAAGAGGGAGGTGCTCCCTGAGCCCGGGCCATTGACAGGATAGGTCTGGGGAAGGAACTGCAGAGAGACCCCAACCTGGGCAGAATTAAACCCAAGGCAGGGACATGCTGTGTGCTGGGGTCAGCCCATGTCCTGCCCCTGCAGAAGCCTCCTACTGGGGgacaggaggcagcaggaggagcaagAGCCTTTGTTGAGATTCTTGTTCTGCTTTGTGCCCCCAAATCatgcctcctccccaccccacaagAGGCTCAgatcttgctttttcttctttctcttctgccgTCAACACAACATCTGGGTTTCAGATCAAGGGTGAAACACTGGCTGACGAGTTCGCTGCCAGATGCTGGCTACTGGAACATACAGCCATCGACTTAATTCAAAGCACACGCAACCGCAGGGCCCCTGCCCCCATCCCTTGGGCTAAGGACACCACATGATGTCACTTCCCCTCTCGAGGAGCCTGCAAAAACAATCCCCAGGGCGCCCGGCCAGACCGGGTGGAGAAGAACGGGTGATGGAAAGTCAAGTTTGCGAAAGAGTACGAAGAGGGCGGGCTGTAGGGCGAGCTGTATCCAGCCTCTGAGAATCACCACCTCCAGACAGACTAGCCAACGCAGGCCTGTCCGAGATGCCGAGCGAAGGTGAGGGGCTGGCTGGAAACCCGGGGTGTCCCCAGCACATGCCATGTCCAAGGGCCACCAGGGTGCAGGACACTCAACAGATTCCAGTCATGACGAGGCCCGGCTGGGCGCCCAGGGCTCTGGGGCGGCTGTTCTCCCTCCTGCACATTCTCCTTCCTGTCTGTCCCCCAGGCTCCCACCACCACAGGGCCCACCGTGCCCACCAGTCACTCACATACCACCAACATCTTTTGAATCCCACTGTATTCACAGAAGCAGTATGGATGTTCCTGGGGAAATAAAAACCAGCCGTGCCCATCATCCACCTGGAGTCAGACCCGAAGGTGAACTGCTTATTTCTTACTTGCTATTTGTATCTCTCTGGAGAATCTCATACCTTATAGGGGTAGGTACACCCTATGGGGCAGTTCCTGCCAGGGCGTGGGCTCCCCACCCTGGGCACAGGGGAAGCTGTGGGTGTGAGACCTGACTGCTCCAGACACCGATTGTGCAGCCCACGGCCTGGCTGAGGCTGAGCCTCTGGGGAGAAGAAGGGACAGTGGCCCACAGTCCCTCCAAACCACCTGTCTACCCCGTAAGTGCAGGGATCTCCAGGACTCAGAGAAACACTTGTGCAAATGAAAGTCAAAGCAGGGCCCTGATCACCTGTCCACCTGCAGGTGCTGCCTGAGGCTGGATTTGCTGAGTGTCAGCAGAGGGCACTGTCCCCCCAGCCTGCCCACCCTCTACTTAATCTCCTGCTGCTCCCTGGGAGGGGTGCCCATGGGGACCCCTGGGAAAATACCCCCTCCCGCTCATGGCCCACTTGGAGGTGAGATGAGGAGCCCAATGTGTCTTAGCACATTTGCCAAAGAACCTGCTGGCCCAAATCACCAACCGGTAGTGTCGCTCTGATGCTGGGCTGGGTGCGAGTCAGCCAGAGACCCACGACACACCAACAGGGGGCAGCAGCGAGCCGCCAGGGGCCAGCCCTGCAGAGAACTCCCCACTCCTAATGCAAATGCAATAACCATGGGCCCAGCTGCAGACGTTCACCCCGGGCAGCTGGTCCATTTCCTTGCCCATGGGTAGAATTACTTGCCAACCACTTcagagaaagtttaaaaaaaaaagtcttttccaGATGAAACCTAACCTCCACTCACTCCAGGTGAGGATTCGGTGGTTCTTGCAGTGTGGGGGTGCTGCTAGTTTACTGGGGGACTGCAAGTTTACATACCCTTTGTCTCAACTCTCCAGAGAGGAGAGGTGCCACATGCCCTGCTTCAAACACACAGAGCTAGCAAAATCCTGACACTTGGGATCAGTCTCTTGTCCCTTTAGGGTGGACATCCACACCACTCAATGGCTGCCCAGACTGGCCAAAGCTGATTGATCTCTGAACTTGAACTCCTTTGTCCAAAGatccagttcttttttttgggggggtggggcgTCTCAGATGCCTCTGCCCCAGCCACCTACAAACCCTCCAGGTCAGGGTCTGAGAGGGAAATGGTGCCCCACTTGATCACTCCTAGGTCCACCCCTCGGCTCGGGACAGAAGTCCAGTCGCACAGCTTCTGACTTCGCAGTAAAATGGCTGCATTGTTCAGGGTGCTGCTCTCTGTGGCTGTGGAATCTGAGGGGCATGTGACCAAGTCATCTCACTGGGCTATGGAGGCACCATAAGGAGCACTGGGCCCTCTCTGCGGGAGGGTGTCCACCTCTGTGAGCAGGACAGGCTGACCTTGTCAGCCTGGAGGGACAGAGATGGCCACAGCACTGCCAGGAATGGGCAGCTGGTGATCAGGACAGGGGCCTGTGTCGTAAGGACCAACCTGCTCTGGCTCACAGGTCTCAAGGCCACACCCCTCTCGGCAGATCCATACCTGGACACAGGTGCGGCTGAGCGGCTCGGAGGTGTCATAAGGAACACACCAGTGCAGGCGTGGTGCCCATAGTTCACAGGCGTGTCCAGTTTCACCTGCCACCTCCGGTGTCACCACCCCCAGGTGTCCTCAGTACACAGTTGGGGACTACCCCTGAGCTCTGAGCTCTGCGTGCCCCGGCTCCTCACAGCTCAGCCCTTTTGGGTCAATGATGGAACAGATCTCCTGCAAGTCCATTCCTTTtagggaaatgaggggaaaggggctGTCACTTAGTAATTAAAAACAGCCCCGCGGTGATGGGTGGGACCCAGggcttcttccctccctgcagctCTGAGACCAGACTCTCCTGCCGATACCGCCAGACCTGCTCCATCCCCAGGACCCAGCAACTGGGCTTTCTGGGGAGTGGGGAACGGAGCAGACAGGCCCCCCCGCAGGAGGCTCTAAACAGCACCCCAGCTCTGGGGCAGGGCTGTGCCTGTCCAGGGTGAGGACACGACCTGGCCACTGTGACTCAGGCCAGGGTGACAGAAGCCTAGGTTGGGAATTGCTCCCAGCAGATGGATTTGGGGAATGGGTTGAGGGTAGGCAGGGAGGGAGGTGCGGGTGCGAGGTGCAGAACAGGGGCAGatctgcacaaggccctgggccaTTTTGCCACCCACAGGCTGGCCCTTGGGGACCTGCCAGGCCTGCCCGCTGCCGGATTCTAGTGTGCACGTGAGCAGCTGTCCGCTGGACGCCCGTCTCCATGGAGACCAGTTCTCGGGCTCCGTTTCCTGCCCATTTGCTTTGGCTCCCTGTGGGGAGCAAGGGAGCGTCTGTTAAGATTCAGCTGCACAGAGAAGAGATGCGGCGACTCcgcccagcctccagccacccgCCTCCCGCAGCCCTGGCAGGACCCCAGCCCACGCCCTgccacccttcctccctctccctgcaggCCAGCGAGACCTCGTGCCAGAGCCTGGGCTCCAGCCCTCCCGTTCACGTGCTGCtgaatcatttgaaaaaaatgcagCGCTCCTGGGAGAGAACAGTGGGGCTTTGTGGAGGAGCTGAGGCTCTGCAGCCCTCCGCCAGGACCCTGAGCACCAGCCAAGCCCAGCCGTGCGAACCCCACGCCCCGAGCCCAAGCGGGCAGAGGAGAGAGAGCTTGGAGAGGTGCCCAGGGAAGCCCCCGCCCCCCACAGTCCCTCCCTGACGGCAGGCGAGGAAGGGACAGGCAGCAGCTCAGCAGACCAGGGTCCTCTCCTCACGCTGCTGCTGGTGCCCAGTGTGGCCCTGGGCGGTCACCATTCCTCATCGGCTGACTCCTTTCAGGAGCAAACCCACGAGGGCTGGACCCTTGGACTCTTTTTCAGGCCTGGTCTACACTGACCGTCTGAGAGCCCTGGCCTGTGCCTGGGGCCCTGAGGCATGTGGCCCGTGGGCAGGGCCCACACCCCCAGGCGGCCGTGAGGGAGGGTGGACTCTGTCCCAGCTCCCTGACCACTCCTTTTCAGCGCAGCCCTCCCTGAGCAGGTGGAGAAAGGGGGTACAGTACGCACAGCCCTGTCTCCTTCCTGGGAAGGCGCTGGGCTGTTCCAGGAGCCGTtcatccacccccaccccccacccccgtgttCTTCAGGGGACCAGCTGGAGGCCCCTCAACACCTGCGTCTTTTTAGAGGTCTTGACCTGATCTCTGTTGCCATTTTCCGCTCATTAGAGGAACTACTGCAGGTCTGAGAGGCCCCTGCCCCACCTCCGACGTTAAAAACCCAACTTTCCCATCTTCTTACACCTGTCAGGTCCTGGGTGCCAGCGTAGGCTCACTGGCTGCAGGCGGCTGGTGGGGAAGGAGAGGTGAGGAGGGAGGACCTACCCTGACCCTCAGAGCAGCCCACATGGGGTGGGGCCATGTTCAAAGCCAGGGGGCCCCAGATCTCTCTCCTGGCTTCTGTCCCTGCGTCCAACCTGCCCTCAACCCGCGGACGGATAACTCGGCGGGCACACAGCTATGCTGCTGCTCCTCCGCAAACCTCTTGGGCCGGCAGGGAGCCCCGTCCACCACCAGGTCAGCTGTGAAGGCCTTTCTGAGTCACTGTGGTCTGGGGAGAAGGACCCACAGGGTGGGATGCAAGGAAGTGAGCAGAGAGCTGTCCGGGTAATGCAGAGCGTCGAGGAGGCGGGGACAGGGACGCCGTCCCCAGGGGTGGGCATGTGAGCACCACCCAGCAGAGAACTCTGGAACACGGAGAGGCCCAGGGGTGCTTCAGGAGCAGCAGAGCTCATGTCTGGGTCTCCCCGCCCACCCAGCTGCACTCTGTGGACACCTTCTGGGGGCCCGGCCTTCCAGAGCACTGCCCCATGTCACAGCCAAACAGAAGCTAGGGAGGCCAGGCAAGTGGCAGGGGCCACGTGAACCCAGTCTGGATCCCCAGCTCCAGGCTGCCATGAGGCCGTCAGCGGGGACCATCACTTTGGGGAAGACTTGGAGGCACCAGAGAGGCACGAGCAAGAGTCAGGAAGTGTCCTCATCCCTGCAGCTATGTCAGAAGGAGCGGTGGAGAGAGGGGTGGCGAGAGCCTGGGCCCAGGGGTGCCGTCAAGGCTTGGGAGGAAGCAGAGACACCCACACCCTGCAGAGTCACCAAGCAATTGTCGGGCGGCAGGGCCACGTGCTCGCCAGGACGTGTGCTCCTGGTGGAGACAGGTGCACGCAGTGGGGACCCGGGGGGGGCTGAGGCTGCCCCGTGGCCCTTCACACCACCATCAGCCACCCAAGGTGACCGAGGGACAGAGCCCCCTGGGCTCCTGCAGATGGGGTGGGAAGGCCCCGTGACCCCTTCCCAGAGAATCACAGGACGGCCATCTGTTTGGGGGAGGAAAAGTCCCAAGAGGTTGATTTATCACCCACACCACTGGCCCAGGCAAGGGCAGCCCTTTCCCCTTGGCCTTCTTCGAGACAGGTGGGAAAGAACGGGATGTCTTGTCCCACTGCCAGGGGACAGTGTAGGTGTGACAGTCCTGGCAAAGATGAGTCACCTAGTTTAGCTCCAGTGTGGCCAGGAAGGGGCGACCCCTCCCTTGCGACACCCGGGCCACAAATATTGCCTTtgcaaatggaaacaaaaacaacccagCTAAGGAAGTCTCGTCCACCCTCAGCCTGTGGCTTCCAGGCCAAGCCAGGCGGACCTCGGCCTCACAACGCCCGGGGCCATCCCAGCCATGCATGAAGCCCAGGACCCCACAGCTCCCTCTCTGTCTCAGACGGAGGACACTATGTGGCCAACAGGTCATCCCAtgcagggccagcctgggcatcagGTAAAGCCAAAGCTCCAGTGGGCACAGGGGACACGATGACCAAGATACAAACAGCCAAACCCCCAAATCTGTGGGCTGCCACCGCGGCCGTCCCCATGAGCACAGCAGTGCTCTGTGTGTTGGATGCTCTCCGAGAACCTGGCTCTGGCTTCTCAGGGCCACGCACACCTGGAGGGCATCCGGCACCCCATGGGGTTTTCTGGTCCCTGTCAGCTGTGGTGACACACTTCACTACCCACTCCGTGTATCCTGCACTGACCCTGAGGCCCATGGCTCTCCAAGATTCATCACTGGGAACATTAGAGGAAGCCCCTTCTAGGGAGCAATGGAGAGAGTGGGATCTCACCACGCCCACCCTACTGACGTGTTCTAAATTCCCAAAAGCACTTAAAAAACTTGGTGCCCAAACCTGGGATTAACCCACAAAAGCATCTACTTAGCACCCAACTTTTTGATCCAAAGGCACCGCGGATCCAGCTGTCTTTTCAGAAACAGGCACAAAAGAAGCTCTGATCCTGGGAAGGAGGCCCGGGGAGCCTGGGGACGATACCGCCCTGCAGAGAAAATGAGCCACACCTTTGTGTGGCACCGATGAATGCCAGTCCCTGTGCCCAGACTCAAAGAGGAGCTCCCAGAGACCACGTGGGACAGACACCCAACCCCGGGTAGATAGTCCAGAAGCAAGTCAAACCACCCGCTGCAATGTCAATCATACGCGGACGTGCTGAGAGCCGGGGGCTGACCCCGAGCCCTGTGGGGACCTCCctagggaggaggcaggggtgaAGAAAAGGACAGCAGCACACAGGCACAATATGTGGCTTCTCAGCAAGTACTCCAGAGCTTGGGTCTGGGTGACAGGCTCACAGGTGTTTGTTCATTACTTTGACTGAAAAATACACATGAGGTCAATAAGGCTGGTGGTGGTGGACCAATGAGACCAAGGTGCCGAGGTATCCAAGGGCACTTGGAAGAGAAGGGGAGGTTCAAGCACTGTCCTAGCCCCAGAGCCACCTCCAGCCAACAACTCTCTGCAAATCAAGCCACTCTTTCTGTGCCCTCCACGGCTGCTCATGAGAGTCCAGCAGTGGCAGAAGCTGCTGGCCAATCCAGAACATTGACTCTCTGGCTCTTGGCCTaaaaagtttgccaacccctgtccctgtccctaaGTCTGCAAttggcagggaaaaaaaaaaaaaaaacaagcccgCTCCCCATTGTGGGGGTCTCCCTGGCTGGGTCAAAGGTAAAACCAACAAGCAGGAGACTGACCAAATACCCAgatgcccgccccccccccccccccccccgcccagccAGCCTGCAGGGCGCACTCAGCAGGGCCGGGctgccttccttctctttcttagtCTCTCTCTCCCGCTCCTGCCGTCCTCCCCCAGCCACTAAGGTCAGAGGAATGAAGAGTGTGGTGGACTCTAAGCGAAGTTGGCTCTGTCGTTTGAAAGGCTGAGAGGTCTTAGTGTCAGCTCTGTTAACGTCTTGGCCAGGGGCTAAGCACCAAATGATGTATCTCTTGAAACTGGGCCCCCCTGACCTGGGATGCCCCTCAAATCCCAGCATTTACTCGGCTAAAACATCCAAAGGGCAGAATCTCCCTGGAGTTTCCACGTGTGCCCAGGGCCCGTGGACACAGCCTTCCCTCTGTCTGCCCCAGACAGGCTGGACTCACTTCCCGGACCCCACAGCTTCCTACGTTTGTGCAAAGGATGGTGTGAGGACACCACTGACCTCTACAGAGGCCACCTCGACGTAAGACCCTATGGACTCAGGGACAGGCAGGCGGAACCGTGATCAGTGCTGTATTTTGCAGGGTGGACCATCGCCTTTTAACATATTCTCTGAAACTCCAGCAAGCGCTTCCTGGCCTTTTCCAGAAACTGCTCGTGCAACTTGTTCTGCTCTGAAATCTGCAGCTGAATGTCGCGGATCATCTGGTTCTGCTTGTCCTCGTCTTCGATGATGCTGCTGTTCGAGGAGGAGGTGAGCTTAACCTGGGACGGGGACACTCGGCCCTTTATCTGGTAACTGCTGGGGTAGGACTTCAGGAGGGCCAGGCGCaacctcctcctctccttccgcTCTTCCTCCAGCTCGGCTGAGTAGTGGATCTCCAAGCTCATGTCTGGGAGCTCCGCGGACTCAAACGAGGGCTTCTGCCTCCTCCACTCCAGCTCCAGCCTCGGCGGCTTCTGTGCGAAGGCCATCCAGTCTGCTCCGCGCGCCTGCTCCTGCAGGTGAGGCTGGGGGCAGCTGTCCATCAGTGTGGCCAGCTCGGAGGCCTCCTGCTCACACTCGGTGCTTTTAAAGAGCAAGTCCTCTTCGTCGATAGCCGTGTCCGCCTCGGCCAACGATGTCTGACTTCCGTCCTTCACTGCAGGCTGGGCCATCGGATGGCATCTGGGGAGTTCGACCGTGCTTCGTGATTGTTTCAAATCGGTCTTGGATGACTTCTGGGAGACCTCGGCCTCTGCAGGATCCCCGGACTCACCAGCAGGCAGCGACTCCACCTCGGCCGCCCCCTCTTGTGGGGTGTCACTATCGCACCCCTGCATGACTGAAAAGACCTGCTCCTGGGGGTCAGGGTCCGTCCTGGACCTTGAGTCGAGGTGCTGATTCAAGTGCCTCTTGAGCTTCCTGTTTGAATTAAACAGCTGCTTGAAGGCCGACTCCAGCTCTCTCTGCCACCTGTTCTTGGTGATGCACTTGTCTGGAGTCGTGGGGGCCACGGCTTCCCTCTTGTGGGTGGAGCTCGCTGGCCACAGCTGCTGGAACTCCTCCAGTCTGTCCCTGGGACCCTGGTTCTCGGAGATGTTCCTCAGGCCTCTGGCAAAGTGAACGGTGGTGCCCTTTCCcgccttcctcctcccctcccggGCTCTCTGCTTCTCCTGCAGGCCCCTGAGTTCTTCCCCCGTGGCCAGCTGTGGCTTCACACTTCTGCCCACCCGAGGGGTCACGGGCTGGCGGCCGCTGCTGGTCTTGCTTGAAGGCACCCGTTTCCGTTTACTCTTCTCGGTGGGACCCAGACCCCGGGGTTTGGTGTCCCCCTGCCTCTCGGAGCCCACTGCTTTCCTCTGGGTCTTGGGGCGTCGGGCTTGCTGCCTGGGCGGCTCTTCCTGGTGACTCTTGGGTTCTCGAAGGGCCACTTTGTGCTTTTCCTTCACCTTCGGGGACCTTTCTGCTCCTCGCGGGGCAGGCTTCTCCAGGTCGGCCTcggcctgggcctgggcttcgTTCTCCACCGCCCACCCTGCTGTGGCCCCCCCCAGCACGTgggtggagcagagctgctccAGGTCCTCGAGGAACTGGGCCTCCTGCCACTCCGCCTGCAGCTCCTGGGCCAGGTGCAGCAGCTGCTGGGCTCTCCACTGCAGGTTGGGCCTCCTGGGCAGAGGGCTATCGTCTTCGCGTTCTCCGACTTTCAGCATCGTGTGCTTCTGCCTCAGCAGCGTGACTGGGTCGTGGGGCGAGGAGCCAGGCAGCAGGGCTCTCTCTGAGGTTCTCTGCCTTCCCGTGAGCTCTTCTTCCAAGGGCAAGCGGCTGCAGCCAGAGTGAGGCTTCTATTGACCGGGGACCATAGAGGCCACTGCTGTTCACGGGGAACCTACGAGGGCAGGAGGACACACGCAGCTTCCCGAGCGCTCTCAGGAGAGTGGGCAAGACCCTGGAGACAAGGGCACACGGGAGTCTTAGTCGGGGATACACTGAAGCATGCGCTCCAGGTCTCTCCCCGACCTCTGCCCACCAAGGCCCACTCTGTCCCCAGTCACTGAAAAGTCAGAGCCTTTAGGACAGTGGTTTTCTATGGGGTGTGGTTTGGCATCCAGAGGACATTTGGCAACATCTGAGGATGTTTTTGGAGGTCACACCTGGAGAGGAGGTGCTCTAggctgggcagaggccagggaggcaCAGAAGGGGCCCCGTGCCAAAGGGGGAGCTggccaaaatgtcaatagtgccaagACGGAGGCCGAGGCACATGTTAGGGtccaggtgggggtgggagggtgcaATCGGAAGCACTCacctggggagggcagggacgAAGCATGGCCTTGAGGGGAGGGACCTTGTGAATCAAAGAGGAGGCGGCGGGGGAGGGAGGAGCTCGCCAGGCAGCGCCTGTGTGCGTCTGTGCAGGTTGGTGTGTGCAGACAGATGTGTGCACCCGCCTGCGTGTCTGTGCGTGTGGGTGCGGGTGTGCTTGATTGGTACTTGAATCCAATACAAACCCAACGGAGAGAGGAGCAGGGTTCCAAGTCTTTTCAAGGTCCccggctctctctctctccgtgTGACTATCAGAGGACTCCCATAGGTCTCCCTGGCACCAGGAAGGGCCTGTGCTTGCTAGGCCTACCTGGGGGAGGACGTGCATGTCCCCAGGTCTGTGGCCACTTGGCGTTGATGCCAGAAGCAGCCGGATTTGTGAGCTGCAGCGGCTGCTTCCCGGATACTGCAGGCCAACCCTCTCGTTTTGAGCTTGTGGAACCAGGCTCAACAATTTGAGCCCAAAGAGGTGGCGGCACACAGGAAGTAGCAGCTCACCCATGTTCCAGCCAATGTTAACCGCCCGGGCTCCCCGGGGGCACCTGGTACCCCAACggttcatttattttgtattgtaaACCTGGGAGGGAAGGAGCTGTTATCATCCCTGGTTCactgatggggaaactgaggcagggagggaggaggacacTTGAgcaggtcacacagctgggccAACTGCTGTCCGGGTAGACCACGGCACCACAGTTGGTCACACTGACGCTGGCTTTGACTGAACattcggggggcgggggggtgtcCTTGCACCTCTTGGTAAATCGGGCCACTGACTGCAATCATACGCAAGAGCAGTGGCTGATGTCAGGTTCCACAGGGCCAGGACAGCAGGAGGGAAAGCTGGGTCTCCACAAAGGTGACACGTGGCTCAATGGGGAAAAGaacagtctgtgtgtgtgtgtgtgtgtgtgtgtgtgtgtgtggtgctggggatgaacccagggccctgtgcatgggggacaagccctctaccaactgagctgtgtccccagccctttgtgggttttttctttttttccccaacaaaTCACACTGTAACTATGCACACGCAAAACGAGGACTCTCAATCCTTCATCACACCATACACAACAAGTCGAACTCACAAGGGGTCACAGACCTTCACGCAGGGCTTAAGTGCTCAGAAGGAAACACAGGTGGCTCCTTCCAGGCCTTGACTTAGTCAAAGAACATTCAGATACAATCCCAGAAGCCCAAGCAGCAGAGGAGGAAATGGACACACAGGAAAGTTAACACCGCTGGGCTCCGAAAGGCACTCCTGGCCCAGTGAGGATCCCGCATGGACGAACAGACATCTGCAGATCATGCACCCAAGAGCCGACTCCAGCCCAGAACACTGAACCTCGCTTACAACCTAATACGAAGATGAATAACCCAATTCACAAATGGGCGGCAGAGCCAAGTGGACGTTCACCAAAGGAGACAGATGTACGCTGATGCCGTCTGTAGGCTTCCCACAGCAGC contains:
- the Cep295nl gene encoding protein DDC8 homolog; its protein translation is MLKVGEREDDSPLPRRPNLQWRAQQLLHLAQELQAEWQEAQFLEDLEQLCSTHVLGGATAGWAVENEAQAQAEADLEKPAPRGAERSPKVKEKHKVALREPKSHQEEPPRQQARRPKTQRKAVGSERQGDTKPRGLGPTEKSKRKRVPSSKTSSGRQPVTPRVGRSVKPQLATGEELRGLQEKQRAREGRRKAGKGTTVHFARGLRNISENQGPRDRLEEFQQLWPASSTHKREAVAPTTPDKCITKNRWQRELESAFKQLFNSNRKLKRHLNQHLDSRSRTDPDPQEQVFSVMQGCDSDTPQEGAAEVESLPAGESGDPAEAEVSQKSSKTDLKQSRSTVELPRCHPMAQPAVKDGSQTSLAEADTAIDEEDLLFKSTECEQEASELATLMDSCPQPHLQEQARGADWMAFAQKPPRLELEWRRQKPSFESAELPDMSLEIHYSAELEEERKERRRLRLALLKSYPSSYQIKGRVSPSQVKLTSSSNSSIIEDEDKQNQMIRDIQLQISEQNKLHEQFLEKARKRLLEFQRIC